One window from the genome of Strix uralensis isolate ZFMK-TIS-50842 chromosome 22, bStrUra1, whole genome shotgun sequence encodes:
- the KIF18B gene encoding kinesin-like protein KIF18B: MVLGPPPQEGSVAVVVRVRPPAPCERERATHSILQVVDQHILVFDPEEHSGPPSSVLPTHGPKHHGKDLKFVFDRVFGEGATQEEVFQHTTHELLDSVLNGYNCSVFAYGATGAGKTYTMLGSDKSPGIMYLTMVELYKRIEARKEEKSCEVLVSYQEVYNEQIHDLLEPKGPLAIREDPEKGVVVQGLSFHQPASAEQLLEMLANGNRNRTQHPTDANTTSSRSHAIFQIYVKQQDRTGGLTHDLQVAKMSLIDLAGSERASVANTKGERLREGANINRSLLALINVINALAETKSKKSHIPYRDSKLTRLLKDSIGGNCRTIMIAAVSPSVLAYEDTYNTLKYASRAKEIKLSLKSNVTSSDSHVSNYAITCERLRAEVADLRAKLRVYEDAARESQNQALAPLAPSSFPEGLPRLEEAVPQRGVALDAQRESDGEQQELGAGQPVGMPMELEEEAPEEMPPSSPRATHQTDVQLEPKTPRHLLQGLSGSRAETLLAAILKVARKQYTLLKATDLLTPAMVSEFEDLEHLVSQEAGVSGEQATSPKGAAEVSGASPAQRMQQDCEAKVSVAVPSTPVTSGTVQCLQDLAPLCSPTAVAPSPIKRRMTTRSHVPLVKSAAQNRRTLPAMPVQILNETFEISRGSNSPSPSSLPEFSIWDSVQSHLNKQDGPVVPKACAPVFAAKRSSIPRPSVVSKPPAQKRRRVESAALPTLGKLQSCSTLRSVQPSCAPPLPGRRLGKPSSRSTMGCKTVPCGRAGTKRAQYQPPSASEHPSGPLTWKGSRRTSKELVALGSAPPAPTPQPMKLLC, from the exons ATGGTGCTGGGGCCCCCGCCCCAGGAGGGCTCGGTGGCTGTTGTGGTGCGTGTGCGGCCCCCCGCTCCCTGTGAGCGAGAGCGGGCCACACACTCCATCCTGCAAGTTGTTGACCAGCACATCCTCGTCTTTGACCCTGAAGAGCACAGTGGCCCCCCCAGCAGTGTGCTGCCCACTCATGGGCCCAAGCACCACGGCAAGGACCTGAAGTTTGTCTTTGACCGGGTTTTTGGGGAGGGGGCCACTCAGGAGGAGGTGTTCCAGCACACCACCCACGAGTTGTTGGACAGCGTCCTCAATGGCTACAACTGCTCCG TGTTTGCCTACGGTGCGACAGGAGCAGGAAAAACCTACACCATGCTGGGCTCAGATAAAAGCCCTGGCATCATGTACCTCACCATGGTGGAGCTGTACAAGAGGATCGAGgccaggaaagaggagaagagctGTGAGGTGCTCGTCTCCTACCAGGAG GTGTACAACGAACAGATTCATGACCTGCTGGAGCCCAAGGGCCCTCTGGCCATCCGGGAGGATCCCGAGAAAGGAGTCGTGGTTCAGGGTCTCTCCTTCCACCAG CCTGCGtcggcagagcagctgctggagatGTTGGCCAACGGCAACAGGAACCGGACACAGCATCCCACCGACGCCAACACCACCTCCTCCCGCTCGCACGCCATCTTCCAG ATCTACGTGAAGCAGCAGGACCGCACTGGCGGCCTCACTCACGACCTGCAAGTGGCCAAGATGAGCCTGATCGACCTGGCAGGCTCGGAGCGAGCTTCGGTCGCCAACACCAAGGGAGAGCGGCTCCGGGAGGGCGCCAACATCAACCGCTCGCTGCTGGCCCTCATCAACGTCATCAACGCGTTGGCTGAGACAAAG AGCAAGAAAAGCCACATCCCATACCGGGACAGCAAGCTCACACGCTTGCTGAAGGACTCCATCGGTGGCAACTGCCGCACCATCATGATCGCCGCTGTGAGTCCCTCCGTCCTGGCCTACGAGGACACCTATAACACGCTCAAGTACGCCAGCCGGGCCAAGGAGATCAAGCTGTCG CTGAAGAGCAACGTGACCAGCTCCGACAGCCACGTTAGTAACTACGCCATCACCTGTGAGCGGCTGAGAGCAGAG GTGGCAGATCTGCGGGCGAAGCTCCGTGTCTATGAGGACGCTGCCCGGGAGTCACAGAACCAGGCACTGGCGCCGTTGGCTCCCTCCAGCTTCCCGGAGGGGCTGCCCAG GTTGGAGGAAGCTGTCCCACAGAGAGGCGTGGCCCTGGATGCTCAGAGGGAGAGTGAtggagagcagcaggagctgggagctggaCAGCCTGTTGGGATGCCAATGGAGttggaggaggag GCTCCAGAGGAAATGCCtcccagcagccccagagcaACCCACCAGACAGATGTCCAGCTGGAACCAAAGACACCAAGGCACCTTCTACAGGGGTTGTCTGGCAGCCGGGCAGAGAC GCTCCTCGCTGCCATCCTGAAAGTTGCCCGAAAGCAATACACCCTCCTGAAGGCTACCGACCTCCTCACTCCTGCCATGGTCTCTGAATTTGAGGACCTGGAGCACCTGGTCAGTCAGGAGGCTGGTGTAAGCGGGGAGCAAGCCACGTCTCCAAAGGGAGCTGCAGAGGTCAGCGgggccagccctgcccagagAATGCAGCAGGACTGTGAAG CCAAGGTGTCTGTCGCCGTGCCCAGCACCCCCGTGACGAGTGGCACCGTGCAGTGCTTGCAGGACCTCGCTCCACTCTGCAGCCCCACGGCGGTGGCTCCCAGCCCAATTAAGAGGAGGATGACTACCAGAAGTCATGTGCCCCTGGTGAAGTCGGCTGCCCAAAACCGCCGCACCCTGCCTGCCATGCCTGTTCAGATCCTGAACGAGACTTTTGAGATCTCCAGGGGCAGTAATTCACCCAGCCCCTCCAGCCTGCCAGAATTCTCCATCTGGGACAGTGTCCAGAGCCACCTAAACAAGCAGGACGGCCCCGTTGTGCCCAA AGCCTGTGCCCCGGTGTTTGCCGCGAAGCGTTCCTCCATCCCCAGGCCCTCTGTGGTCTCCAAACCCCCTGCGCAGAAGCGGAGGCGAGTGGAGAG cgctgctctccccaccctggGCAAGCTCCAGAGCTGCAGCACCCTGAGATCTGTGCAGCCCTCCTGCGCCCCTCCGCTCCCGGGCCGGCGCCTGGGGAAACCCTCTTCCCGCAGCACCATGGGCTGCAAGACCGTTCCCTGCGGCAGGGCAGGCACCAAACGGGCGCAGTACCAGCCCCCTTCTGCTTCAG AACATCCTTCGGGCCCTCTCACCTGGAAGGGCAGCAGAAGGACCTCCAAAGAGCTCGTGGCCCTCGGCAGTgccccccctgctcccaccccccaGCCAATGAAGCTCTTATGCTGA
- the FAM187A gene encoding Ig-like V-type domain-containing protein FAM187A codes for METRLLGAAALLCLVDVLQAFAIEDKGDVFRRMACPSFLMFDNAAYLADMTFELPCNCKPEEVSSVVWYFQKDLGSHKTTVLTDFAGTVVVDSGHIHTGSSVLKRFSIRMFSLIVFRAQVTDSGHYLCGTKQGDFFYGYDVDVQPTKDIAVAFVDRGQHVQDDYTKQLFSLFTTFWDWTRCDRCGVRGEQRRIGLCYVQSAQLHPRYRTAVPNVTSCGSRAVPARFQHPARLRRPEVAVRSCLSPCLKEKVPEEGVQAISNVIAKLGEKPWLPRVPTQFHKQPVGSGLIIACPGARPEHAVAWDKGSVRLYRSRYLVSVNKSMRVFIDHGNHLHIQRLRVRDGGTYFCWREGEMVAGFRLSVTRQPRRRRALQDPETMYAVRIIGMSYAVISVIFIVIHVCRCCWQAFRGPART; via the coding sequence ATGGAGACGAGGCTGCTGGGAGCCGCCGCTCTCCTCTGCCTGGTAGATGTTCTCCAGGCTTTTGCAATTGAAGACAAAGGAGATGTGTTCAGGAGAATGGCTTGTCCCTCTTTCCTGATGTTCGACAACGCCGCTTACTTGGCTGACATGACCTTCGAGCTCCCTTGCAATTGCAAGCCTGAAGAGGTCTCCTCTGTCGTCTGGTACTTCCAGAAGGACCTGGGCAGCCACAAAACCACAGTCCTGACGGACTTTGCTGGCACCGTGGTTGTTGACTCGGGCCATATTCACACAGGCAGCAGCGTGCTGAAGCGTTTCAGCATCCGAATGTTCAGTCTCATCGTCTTCCGAGCCCAGGTGACGGACTCGGGGCACTACCTGTGCGGCACTAAGCAAGGGGACTTCTTTTATGGCTACGACGTGGACGTGCAGCCCACCAAGGACATCGCGGTGGCTTTTGTGGACAGAGGCCAGCACGTCCAGGATGACTACACGAAGCAGCTCTTCAGCCTCTTCACCACCTTCTGGGACTGGACCAGATGTGACCGCTGCGGGGTGAGAGGTGAGCAGCGGCGCATCGGGCTCTGCTACGTGCAGAGCGCCCAGCTGCACCCCCGATACCGCACCGCTGTGCCCAACGTCACGTCCTGCGGCTCAAGGGCCGTCCCTGCCCGTTTCCAGCACCCTGCCCGCCTCCGGAGACCTGAGGTGGCCGTCCGAAGCTGCCTGAGCCCTTGCCTGAAGGAGAAGGTCCCTGAGGAAGGCGTGCAGGCCATCTCCAATGTCATTGCCAAGCTGGGCGAGAAGCCCTGGCTGCCCCGCGTCCCCACGCAGTTTCACAAGCAGCCCGTTGGGAGCGGCCTGATCATCGCGTGCCCAGGAGCCCGGCCTGAGCACGCCGTGGCCTGGGACAAAGGCTCCGTCCGGCTCTACCGCTCCCGCTACCTCGTCAGCGTCAACAAGAGCATGCGGGTCTTCATCGACCACGGAAACCACCTGCACATCCAGCGGCTCCGGGTCAGAGACGGAGGCACCTACTTCTGCTGGCGGGAGGGCGAGATGGTGGCCGGCTTCCGGCTCAGTGTGACCCGCCAGCCGCGGCGCCGGCGGGCGCTCCAAGATCCCGAGACAATGTACGCCGTCAGGATCATCGGCATGAGCTACGCCGTCATCAGCGTCATCTTCATCGTCATCCACGTGTGCCGCTGCTGCTGGCAGGCGTTCAGGGGCCCTGCCAGGACGTGA
- the GFAP gene encoding glial fibrillary acidic protein: MESQRPSSYGRRFGPATPGYRVLPASPPARLRAPRSTQPGPRTGARLGLGKMDFSLAAALNSEFRETRTNEKVEMMELNDRFASYIEKVRLLEQQNKVLVVELNQAREQEPSRLADVYQEELRDLRCHVEQLATAKARLEIEKENLAEDLGSLQQKLRDEVTLRLEAESNLAAYRQDVDAAALARLDLERRVATLQDEVAFLRKAHEEELRELQEQLARQRGHVEVDASKPDLAAALRDIRSRYEAAAASNVQEAEEWYKSKFADLTAAAARHAEALRAAKQEASEYRRQLQALTCDLEALRGSNESLERQLRELEERYALETAGYQDTVVRLEEDTCSLKEEMARHLQDYQDLLNVKLALDMEIATYRKLLEGEESRITIPVQSFSNLQIRETSLDTKSVSEAHVKRSIVVKTVETRDGEVIKESKQEHKEEP; this comes from the exons ATGGAGAGCCAGCGGCCGTCCTCCTACGGCCGCCGCTTCGGCCCCGCCACCCCGGGCTACCGGGTGCTTcccgccagcccccccgcccggctccgggctccccgcagcacccagccagGTCCCCGCACGGGTGCCCGCCTGGGGCTGGGCAAGATGGACTTCTCGCTGGCCGCGGCGCTCAACTCGGAGTTCAGGGAGACGCGCACCAACGAGAAGGTGGAGATGATGGAGCTCAACGACCGCTTCGCCAGCTACATCGAGAAGGTccggctgctggagcagcagaacAAGGTGCTGGTGGTGGAGCTGAACCAGGCGCGGGAGCAGGAGCCCTCGCGTCTGGCCGACGTCTACCAGGAGGAGCTGCGTGACCTGCGGTGCCACGTGGAGCAGTTGGCCACCGCCAAGGCCCGTCTGGAGATCGAGAAGGAGAACCTCGCCGAGGACCTGGGCAGCCTCCAGCAGAA GCTGCGGGACGAGGTGACCCTGCGGCTGGAGGCCGAGAGCAACCTGGCTGCCTACAGGCAG GACGTGGACGCCGCTGCCTTGGCACGCCTGGACCTGGAGCGGCGGGTGGCGACGCTGCAGGACGAGGTCGCCTTCCTCCGCAAGGCCCACGAGGAG GAGCTgcgggagctgcaggagcagctggccCGGCAGCGGGGGCACGTCGAGGTGGACGCGAGCAAGCCGGACCTGGCGGCCGCCCTGCGCGACATCCGCAGCCGCTACGAGGCCGCGGCCGCCAGCAACGTCCAGGAGGCCGAGGAGTGGTACAAGTCCAAG ttcGCAGACCTGACGGCCGCAGCCGCGCGGCACGCAGAGGCCCTGCGCGCCGCCAAGCAGGAGGCCAGCGAGTACCGGCGCCAGCTCCAGGCCCTCACCTGCGACCTGGAGGCTCTGCGGGGTTCG aacgagtccctggagaggcagctgcgggagctggaggagcgCTACGCCCTGGAGACGGCCGGCTACCAGGACACGGTGGTGCGGCTGGAGGAGGACACCTGCAGCCTCAAGGAGGAGATGGCCCGGCACCTGCAGGACTACCAGGATCTGCTCAACGTCAAGCTGGCCCTGGACATGGAGATCGCCACGTACCGCAAACTGCTGGAGGGCGAGGAGAGCAG GATCACCATCCCTGTGCAGAGCTTCTCCAACCTGCAGATCCGAG AGACCAGCCTGGACACTAAATCCGTGTCTGAAGCCCACGTGAAGAGGAGCATCGTGGTCAAAACTGTGGAGACCAGAGACGGAGAG GTGATCAAGGAGTCCAAGCAGGAGCACAAGGAGGAGCCGTAG
- the DNAAF19 gene encoding dynein axonemal assembly factor 19, which translates to MEADGALDHAALERELRAAVAADERRERENEAKLRAVRQRVPSYEEFRNIVLASHLKPLEKKDKMGERKNVLWNPCAVHAKAPQASDVEMPQELDQLPRTSAEFYRDWRRCLKSGREKYQFLLELRGKALGRIFQADLGFGLLGEFLTVLAENICHEDRDAILQILQSLSGTKRFGLNVDLLSKAEKESSRDLFRKLQNMGGDYRTAGHPSSPAGCGAEREAPLMDSSLQREAEEETRVMELRKRYQVN; encoded by the exons ATGGAGGCGGACGGAGCCCTCGACCACGCGGCGCTGGAGCGGGAGCTGCGGGCGGCAGTGGCGGCCGACGAGAGGCGGGAGAGGGAGAACGAGGCCAAGCTGCGGGCCGTGCGCCAGCGCGTCCCCTCCTACGAGGAGTTCAG GAACATTGTGCTGGCATCACACCTGAAGCCTCTAGAGAAAAAGGACAAGATGGGTGAGAGGAAGAACGTGCTGTGGAATCCCTGTGCAGTCCATGCCAAGGCCCCGCAAGCCAGCGACGTGGAAATGCCCCAG gaacTGGATCAACTGCCCAGAACCTCTGCCGAATTTTACAGAGATTGGCGCAGATGCTTAAAAAGCGGAAGAGAAAAATACCAGTTTTTGCTTGAACTCAGAGGGAAGGCCTTGGGCAGAATTTTTCAGGCTGACTTGGGCTTTGGCCTCCTGGGTGAATTCCTTACGGTGCTGGCAGAGAACATCTGTCACGAAGACAGAGATGCCATCCTTCAGATCTTACAGAGCCTTTCAGGCACCAAGCGCTTCGGGTTAAACGTGGATCTTCTGAGCAAGGcagagaaggagagcagcagggaTTTGTTTAGGAAGCTGCAGAACATGGGTGGGGATTACCGGACCGCTGGCCatcccagcagcccagctggcTGTGGAGCAGAAAGGGAAGCCCCCCTCATGGACAGCAGCCTGCAAAGGGAAGCCGAGGAGGAAACGAGAGTGATGGAGCTGAGGAAACGTTACCAGGTCAACTGA